The genomic interval GAGGCTCCGCGCCTGGAGGCCACGTTCTCGTACGCGGAGGGCGTGCTCACCGCCGACGAGGTCGCGGAGCTGGCCGGTCTGTGGTCCGCCGAGCTGGCCGCCCTGGTCGCGGACGCCGCGGACGCCCCCGCCGCGGGCCACACCCCGTCCGACTTCCCGCTGGTCGACCTGGACACCGGGCAGCTGGACGCGCTGGTGGGGGACCTGGACTTCCAGGACGGATTCGCGGAGGACTTCGCGGACGACTTCGGGGACGGGTTCGCGGACGACTTCGCCGAGATCGTCGACGACGGCCCCGGCCACGGGCGCGGCGGGGAGGCCGGACGATGAACGCGCAGGTGCAGGACGTCCTGCCGCTGTCCCCGGCCCAGGAGGGCCTTCTCTTCCACACCCTGCGGGACACCGCCGGGCCGGACCCCTATCTGGTCCAGGCCCGCTTCCGGATCGGCCCCGGTGTCGATCCGGGGCGGGTGCGGGCGGCGCTGACCGCGCTGCTGGACCGCCACCCCAACCTGCGCGCCTGCTTCCGCCACGCGAACCTGAAGCAGCCCGTGCAGGTCGTCCCGCGCGCCGTGCGGGTGCCGTGGCGGGAGGCGGACCTGACCGGCCTCCCGGCGGCGGAGGCGGACACCCGCACCGACCGGCTGCTGCGGGCGGACGCGGCCCGCCGCTTCGACCCGGCCAGGCCACCGCTGCTGCGGGCGACGCTCGTCCGCCGCGGCGACGGCTCCGAACTGGTCCTGACCTTCCACCACCTGCTGCTCGACGGCTGGTCGATGCCGGTGGTCGAGGCGGACCTGGCCGCCCTGACGGCGGGCCGCCCGCTGCCCCCGGCCGCCCCCTACCGGGACTATCTGGCCTGGCTGTCCAGGCAGGACGCCGACAAGGCGCGTGCGGCGTGGGCCGAGGCGCTGGCGGACCTGAGCCCGCCCGCCCTCCTCGCCGGCCCGGCCGCCGCCCCCGAGGACGGCGGCGCCCTCGACCGCGCCCGGGTCCTGCTGACCGCCGACGCCACCGCCGCCCTGGCGCGCCGCGCCCGGGAGGCCGGGGTCACCCTCAACACCGTGGTCCAGGCGGCCTGGGCGCTGGTGGTCGCCCGCACCACCGGTTCCCGTGACGTGGTCTTCGGGGCGGTCGTCTCCGGCCGTCCGCACGACCTGCCCGGCGTCGAGAGCATGGTGGGGCTGTTCGTCAACACCCTGCCGGTACGGGTGCGGCTGCGCGACGGCGAGTCGGTGGACGACCTGCTGGTCCGGCTCCAGGACGAGCAGTCCCGGCTCGCCGCGCACCAGCACGCGCGCCTGGCCGACGTCCAACGCGCTTCCGGGACGCGCGAGTTGTTCGATTCCGTGCTGGCGTTCGAGAACTTCCCGCAGCGCGCCGAGGGCGACCCGGGCCCCGGCGAGCCGGCCCTGCACGAGGTCGCGGACGCCACGCACTACCCGGTGACGCTGGCGGTCGGGGCCGGCGAGCGGCTGCTGCTGTCGGTCGGCTGCCGTCGGGGCCTGTCCGCCGCGGACTTCGCCGCCCGGACGTCGCGGGCGCTGGAACTCCTCGCGGACGGGGGCGACCGTGCGGCGGACACGCTGGACGTGCTGCCGCCCGCCGAGCACCGGCGGCTGACCGCGCTGGCGGCCGGGCCGCGGCGGCCGGGGGCCGGACCGGCCACCATTACCGGGCGGTTCGCGGAACAGGCGGGCCGCACCCCGGACGCCCCGGCCGTCGAGTCGGCCTCCGGCGTCCTGACCTACGCAGCGCTGGACGCCGCCTCCGACGCGCTGGCCTCCCGGCTGGTCCACGCGGGGCGGCGCCCGGCGACACCGTCGCGCTGCTGCTGCCCCGCTCGGCGGACGTCGTCGTGGCCCAGCTCGGCGTCCTGAAGGCGGGGGCCCGCTGGCTCCCTCTGGACCCGGCCCACCCGCCGGCCCGGCTGGCCGCGTCCGTCCGGGAGTCGGGCGCCCGCCTGGCCCTGACGACGGTGCCCGAGCCCACGGCCCTGCCCGCCAGGCTGACGGCGATCCCCGTCCACTCCCCCGCCGCCCCGCCCAATGGCCCCCTCCCTGCGCCGCACCCCGGCTCGGGCGCCTGCGTGCTGTACACCTCCGGGTCCACCGGCACGCCCAAGGGGGTGCTCGTGCCGCACCGGGCCGTCGTGGAGCTGGCCGCCGACGAGCGGTTCCGGGGCGCCGCCCACCGCCGGGTGCTCGCGCACGCCCCGTACACCTTCGACTCGTCCACGTACGAGGTGTGGGTGCCGCTGCTGAACGGCGGGACGGTCGTCGTAGCGCCGCCCGGCCCGGTCACACCCGAGGTGCTGCGCGAGGTGATCGCCCGCCAGGAGGTCACCGCGCTGTTCCTCACCCCCGAACTCCTGCGCACCCTGGCCGAGATCGCACCCGACGCGCTCGACGGGGTCGCCGAGGTGTGGGCCGGGGGCGACGTGCTGGACCCCGCCACCGTGGCCCGTCTGCGCGTCCACTGCCCCGGCACCGCCGTCGTCAACGGCTACGGGCCCACCGAGACCACCGTCTTCGCCACCGCGCACACCGCGGACGGCGCCCCGGGCCCGGTCCCCGTCGGACGTCCGCTGGACAACACCCGCGCCCACGTCCTGGACGCCCTGCTGCGTCAGGTCCCGGCGGGCGGGACCGGCGAGCTGTACATCGCCGGGACCGGCCTCGCGGACGGCTACCTCGCGCGGCCCGGGCAGACCGCCGAGCGGTTCGTCGCCGACCCGTACGGGCCGCCCGGCTCCCGGATGTACCGCACCGGCGACCTGGTCCGGCGGCGCCCCGACGGCCTGCTGGACTTCCGGGGCCGGGCCGACGACCAGCTGAAGATACGGGGCGTGCGCATCGAGCCCGCCGAGGTCGAGGCGGTCCTCGCCCGCTGCCCGGGCGTGCGGCGGGCGGTGGTCGCCGCACGCCCGGACGCCTCGGGCGGCAAGCGCCTCGCCGCCTGGCTGGCTCCCGGACCCGGCTCGTCCGCTGATTCCGCTTCGGGTCGACTCCTGGCCCGTGCACGGGAGTACGCCGCCCGGGAGCTGCCCGGGCACCTCGTGCCCGCCGTGTGGGCGGAGATCGCGGAGATCCCCCTCACCCCGCACGGCAAGACGGACCGGGCCGCGCTGCCCGAGCCCGCCGGTGTCTTCACCGCGCCTCGCGACGGAGTGCACCCCGGCCCGGAACGCGCCCCGGGCACCGAGCGTGAGCGCCTGCTGCGCGAGCGGTTCGCCGAGGTGCTGGGGGTGTCCGAGGTGGGCCCGGACACCGACTTCTTCGCGGCGGGCGGCCACTCGCTCACCGCGCTGCGCCTCGCGTCCCTGGCCGGGGTGCCGCTGGCCGCCCTGTTCGCGGCCCCGACCCCGGCCCGCCTGGCCGCGGCCGTCGCGCCGCCCGCCGAGCCCCTGGCCGATCTGACGCCGCTCCTCACCCTGCGCGGCGGCGGTGACCGCACGCCCCTGTTCTGCGTCCACCCGGCGCTGGGCCTCGGCTGGTCGTTCGCCGCGCTCCTGCCCCACCTGCACCCGGACCGGCCGGTGCACGCCCTTCAGCCTTCCGCGCTGACCTCGCCCGACGCCGCCCGTCCGGACAGCGTCGCCGAGCTGGCCGAGGAGTACACCGCGCGCATCCGGGCCCTGGTGCCGCACGGCCCGTACGCCCTGGCCGGCCGCTCCTTCGGCGGCACCGTCGCCCACGAGATCGCCGTGCGGCTGCGCGCGCAGGGGCAGCGGGTGCGGGTGCTGGCCGTGCTGGACGCCGTACCGCAGCCGCCCGGCACCCCCCGCGTCGCAGACGACGTGGCCGAGCGGGAATCACTGCGCATCCTGCTCCACAGCCACGCCCCCGGTGTGCCCGGGCCCGCCGGGAGCCTGGACCGCGCGGCGGTGTTCGCCGCGGTCCGCGCCGCCGACGGACCGCTGGCGGCGATGGACGACCGGGTCCTGCACGCGCTGGCCGACACCGGCGTCCATCACATCCATCTGGCGCGCGCCTGGCGCCCGTCCCGCTACGACGGACAGGTCACGCTCTTCTCCGCGACCCGGGCGGCGCACGCCGGCACCGCCGAGAAGGCGGCGGCCTGGCGGCCCGTGGCCGCCGCCCTCGACGTACACGAACTCGACTGCGCGCACAGCGAAGTCCTCCAGCCGGACCAGGCGGCACGGATCGCCGCGGTCCTCGAAACCACCCTCCGTGGGGAGTGAGCGATGACCACCGACACCCTGTGCCTCGCCGGACCGGCCGCCGACGAGGAGTACGAGTTCCCCGTCTCCGACGCCCAGGCGCGCCTGCTCGTGCTCGACGAACTGAACCCCGGCACCGCGCAGTACAACGTGCCCGCGGCGTTCGCCGTGACCGGGCCGCTCGACGTCGGCGCGTTCGGCCGTGCGCTGGACCTCCTGGTCGCCCGGCACGAGGCGCTGCGCACCGTCTTCCGTATCGCGCCCGACGGCACCCGGACCCAGCTCGTCCGCGCCACCGGCCGCGCCGCGCTCACCGTCGAGCGGAACGTGCCCGCCGACCGGGCCGGGGAACTGCTGCGCCGGGACGCGGCCCGCCCCTTCGACCCGGGCACCGGCCCGCTGCTGCGCGCCTCGGTGTACGCACTGGACGACGGCACCCACCGGCTGCTGCTCAACGCCCACCACCTGGTCTGCGACGGCTGGTCACTGGGCCTGATCCTCCGGGAGCTGGGCACGGCCTACCGGAACGAGGCGGCCGGGCGGCCGCACAGCCCACCCGAACCGCCCCTCCAGTTCCCCGACGCCGCCCTGTGGCAGCGCGAGCGGGCGGCCGCCGGGGAGCACGCGGCGGCGGTGGCGCACTGGGCGGAGTCGCTGCGCGGCGCGCCCGCCGTCCTCGAACTGCCCACGGACCGGCCGCGCCCCACCGCGCGTCCGAGCGACGGGGGCTCGGTGCCGTTCACGCTGCCCGCCACCGTGCGGGCCCGGCTGGCCAAGGCGGCCGGCGCCGCGGGCGCGACCTCGTTCGCCGCCCTGTTCGCGGCGTACGCGGCGTTCCTGTGCCGTCTGACCGGCCGCACCGACCTGGTCATCGGCTACCCGGTCTCCGGCCGCGAGCACCCCGACCTCCAGCACACCGTGGGCATGCTCGCCGGCACCCTCGCCCTGCGGGTGGACGTGGGCGGCGACCCGTCCTTCCACGAGCTGACCGGCCGGGTGCGCGCCGCCCTGCGGGACGCGGCCCCGCACCAGGAGGCCCCGTTCGAGGCGGTGGTGGACGCTCTCAACCCCGTGCGCGAGCCCGGCCACGACCCGGTGGTGCAGGTCGTCCTCTCCTACGACGACGACACCGAACTCACCCTGGACCTGGCCGGGACGGACACCCGGCGGCTCGCACTCCCGCTGGACACCGCCAAGTTCGACTTCCACCTGCACGTCGAGCGCTGGGGCGAGGACCTGGCGGCGCAGTTCATCCACCGCACCGACCTGTTCGCCCCGGCGACCGCCGCCCGCTGGGCGCGCAACTTCCGCGCCCTGCTCGACGCCCTGCTCGCCGACCCGCACGCCCCGCTGTCGCGCCTCGACATGGTTCCGCCGGAGGAGCGCCGGCTGCTCCTCGCGCAGAACGACCGCCTCGCGGACGCCGCCCCCGCCGACCGGCTGGTGCCGGAGTTGGTCGCAGAGGTCGCGGCGGCCCGCCCCGACGCCACGGCCCTCGTCCACGACGGTGAACGCCTCAGCTACCGCGAGCTGCTGGAGCGAGCCGACGCGCTGGCCGCGCGGCTGCGTGCCGCCGGGGTGCGCCCCGGCACCCGGGTCGGGCTGCTGCTGCCGCGCTCGGCCTTCCAGGGCGTCGCCGCGCTCGCGGTGCTGCGGGCGGGCGGCGCGTACGTGCCGCTGGACCGGGCGCACCCCGACGACCGCATCCGCGACATGCTCGCCACCTCCGGCACGGCGCTGCTCCTCACCTCGGACGCCACCGCCGCGCGGGCGGGCGCGCTCGGCGTGCCGCAGCTCCGCGTGGACCATGTACGGCCGGCCGAGCCGCCGCCCGTCCACGACGGCCCGGCACCCGGCCCCGGCGACCTCGCCTACGTCCTGTTCACCTCGGGCTCCACCGGCCGTCCCAAGGGGGTCGCCGTGGAGCACCGTGCGCTGGCGAACCTCACCCGGGCCGTGCGCGGCGCCTTCCCGGTCGAGGCCGGCGACCGGGTGCTGCAGTTCGTCGCGTTCGGCTTCGACGTCGCCGTGTCCGACCTGTTCTTCCCGTGGGTCGCCGGGGCGGAACTGCACGTACCGACCGAGGACGAACGGCTCGGCGAGGCGCTGCTGCACCGGCTGCGCGACTCACGGATCACGTACGTGTTCCTGCCGCCATCCGCCGCCATGCTGCTGCCCGACATCGGGGACGCCCTGCCCGACCTGCGCACCGTCGCGGTCGGCGGCGAGGCGTGCCCCGCCGAGCTGGTCGGACGGCTGCACGCGCCGGGCCGCCGGGTCGTCAACGCCTACGGGCCCAGCGAGGTCAGTGTCTACTCCCACACCGCGGACCTCCTGCCGGGCGCTCCGGTGGTGCTGGGCCGCGCGGTGCCCGGCAGCCGCGCCTACGTCCTCGACGAGCTGCTGCGTCCGGTGCCGGTCGGCGTCACCGGCGAGATCTACGTGACCGGCGCGGGACTCGCCCGCGGCTACGTCGGGCGGCCGGGCCTGACCGCCGAGCGCTTCGTCGCCGACCCGTTCGGCGCCCCGGGCACCCGGATGTACCGCACGGGCGATCTGGGGTGCGTCGACGCCGACGGCGCGGTCGCCTACCTGGGCCGCGCCGATCTCCAGGTGAAGCTGCGCGGTGTCCGGCTCGAACTCGGCGAGGTGGAGTCGCTGCTGGCCGCCCATCCGCAGGTGCGGGTCGCCGCCGCGGCCGTGCGCGGCACGGGCGCGGACCAGCGGCTCGTCGCGTACGTGGTGGGCCGGGACCCGGCCGCCGCACCCGCCGACGACGTGCTCCGCGCCCATCTGGCGGAGCGGCTGCCGGCGTTCATGCTCCCGGAGGTCTTCGTACGCCTCGACGCGCTGCCACTCAACGGCAACGGCAAGACCGACCGGGCGGCGCTGCCCGAGCCGCCCGTCACCCGGCGCGCCCCGGAGCCGGACGGCGCGGGCCCCGGCACCCCGACCGAGCGGTTCGTCGCGGGGATCTGGGCCCGGGTCCTGACGACGGACCGGGTCGGCCTCCACGACAACTTCTTCGAGCTGGGCGGCAACTCCGTCCGGCTGGCCCGGGTCCTGGTCGCGCTCCGGGAAGCCGGCGCGGACGGGAACCTCGGCCTCGTCGACCTGTTCCGCCTCCCCACGGTCGCCGCCCTCGCGGGCCGCCTCGACCAGATACGTACGGACCGCCCCGCCGCACCGGCGGACTCCGGCGGCTCCACCGCCCACGGCCGGGAGCGCCATCAGCGGCACGCCGCGGCCGTCCGACTCCGTTCCCGGAAAGGCATGTCACGATGACCGAGCCCGCAGCCCCCGACACCCTCGAC from Streptomyces drozdowiczii carries:
- a CDS encoding amino acid adenylation domain-containing protein, which encodes MAQLGVLKAGARWLPLDPAHPPARLAASVRESGARLALTTVPEPTALPARLTAIPVHSPAAPPNGPLPAPHPGSGACVLYTSGSTGTPKGVLVPHRAVVELAADERFRGAAHRRVLAHAPYTFDSSTYEVWVPLLNGGTVVVAPPGPVTPEVLREVIARQEVTALFLTPELLRTLAEIAPDALDGVAEVWAGGDVLDPATVARLRVHCPGTAVVNGYGPTETTVFATAHTADGAPGPVPVGRPLDNTRAHVLDALLRQVPAGGTGELYIAGTGLADGYLARPGQTAERFVADPYGPPGSRMYRTGDLVRRRPDGLLDFRGRADDQLKIRGVRIEPAEVEAVLARCPGVRRAVVAARPDASGGKRLAAWLAPGPGSSADSASGRLLARAREYAARELPGHLVPAVWAEIAEIPLTPHGKTDRAALPEPAGVFTAPRDGVHPGPERAPGTERERLLRERFAEVLGVSEVGPDTDFFAAGGHSLTALRLASLAGVPLAALFAAPTPARLAAAVAPPAEPLADLTPLLTLRGGGDRTPLFCVHPALGLGWSFAALLPHLHPDRPVHALQPSALTSPDAARPDSVAELAEEYTARIRALVPHGPYALAGRSFGGTVAHEIAVRLRAQGQRVRVLAVLDAVPQPPGTPRVADDVAERESLRILLHSHAPGVPGPAGSLDRAAVFAAVRAADGPLAAMDDRVLHALADTGVHHIHLARAWRPSRYDGQVTLFSATRAAHAGTAEKAAAWRPVAAALDVHELDCAHSEVLQPDQAARIAAVLETTLRGE
- a CDS encoding non-ribosomal peptide synthetase: MTTDTLCLAGPAADEEYEFPVSDAQARLLVLDELNPGTAQYNVPAAFAVTGPLDVGAFGRALDLLVARHEALRTVFRIAPDGTRTQLVRATGRAALTVERNVPADRAGELLRRDAARPFDPGTGPLLRASVYALDDGTHRLLLNAHHLVCDGWSLGLILRELGTAYRNEAAGRPHSPPEPPLQFPDAALWQRERAAAGEHAAAVAHWAESLRGAPAVLELPTDRPRPTARPSDGGSVPFTLPATVRARLAKAAGAAGATSFAALFAAYAAFLCRLTGRTDLVIGYPVSGREHPDLQHTVGMLAGTLALRVDVGGDPSFHELTGRVRAALRDAAPHQEAPFEAVVDALNPVREPGHDPVVQVVLSYDDDTELTLDLAGTDTRRLALPLDTAKFDFHLHVERWGEDLAAQFIHRTDLFAPATAARWARNFRALLDALLADPHAPLSRLDMVPPEERRLLLAQNDRLADAAPADRLVPELVAEVAAARPDATALVHDGERLSYRELLERADALAARLRAAGVRPGTRVGLLLPRSAFQGVAALAVLRAGGAYVPLDRAHPDDRIRDMLATSGTALLLTSDATAARAGALGVPQLRVDHVRPAEPPPVHDGPAPGPGDLAYVLFTSGSTGRPKGVAVEHRALANLTRAVRGAFPVEAGDRVLQFVAFGFDVAVSDLFFPWVAGAELHVPTEDERLGEALLHRLRDSRITYVFLPPSAAMLLPDIGDALPDLRTVAVGGEACPAELVGRLHAPGRRVVNAYGPSEVSVYSHTADLLPGAPVVLGRAVPGSRAYVLDELLRPVPVGVTGEIYVTGAGLARGYVGRPGLTAERFVADPFGAPGTRMYRTGDLGCVDADGAVAYLGRADLQVKLRGVRLELGEVESLLAAHPQVRVAAAAVRGTGADQRLVAYVVGRDPAAAPADDVLRAHLAERLPAFMLPEVFVRLDALPLNGNGKTDRAALPEPPVTRRAPEPDGAGPGTPTERFVAGIWARVLTTDRVGLHDNFFELGGNSVRLARVLVALREAGADGNLGLVDLFRLPTVAALAGRLDQIRTDRPAAPADSGGSTAHGRERHQRHAAAVRLRSRKGMSR
- a CDS encoding condensation domain-containing protein, which translates into the protein MNAQVQDVLPLSPAQEGLLFHTLRDTAGPDPYLVQARFRIGPGVDPGRVRAALTALLDRHPNLRACFRHANLKQPVQVVPRAVRVPWREADLTGLPAAEADTRTDRLLRADAARRFDPARPPLLRATLVRRGDGSELVLTFHHLLLDGWSMPVVEADLAALTAGRPLPPAAPYRDYLAWLSRQDADKARAAWAEALADLSPPALLAGPAAAPEDGGALDRARVLLTADATAALARRAREAGVTLNTVVQAAWALVVARTTGSRDVVFGAVVSGRPHDLPGVESMVGLFVNTLPVRVRLRDGESVDDLLVRLQDEQSRLAAHQHARLADVQRASGTRELFDSVLAFENFPQRAEGDPGPGEPALHEVADATHYPVTLAVGAGERLLLSVGCRRGLSAADFAARTSRALELLADGGDRAADTLDVLPPAEHRRLTALAAGPRRPGAGPATITGRFAEQAGRTPDAPAVESASGVLTYAALDAASDALASRLVHAGRRPATPSRCCCPARRTSSWPSSAS